The following proteins are encoded in a genomic region of Gossypium hirsutum isolate 1008001.06 chromosome D05, Gossypium_hirsutum_v2.1, whole genome shotgun sequence:
- the LOC107906755 gene encoding uncharacterized protein isoform X5: MKIVATASNNGWRWSFLFPHLSSCSRFILRKATLPLPIKLRLHPFKANNNIVASSNAKQANLFASRTQRVKLPVYDDTFRDKGDGGQPYHISQFLSHPSGIQAILNTRALENFELLDTNAYRCTLPKLALFNFEASPVLDLRVIPTKEDCIVELFSCKFKGSEVVERQNDHFSGKILKVVPDLLSAWLWVQTLETASMNRGRQHTLDLPLFIAKILVHWLL; the protein is encoded by the exons ATGAAGATAGTAGCAACTGCGAGCAACAATGGATGGAGATGGAGCTTTCTATTTCCACACTTGAGTAGCTGCAGCAGGTTCAT TCTCAGGAAAGCCACTCTTCCACTCCCCATCAAACTCAGGCTACACCCTTTTAAAGCCAACAATAATATCGTGGCTTCCTCTAATGCAAAGCAAGCAAATTTGTTTGCTTCAAGGACCCAAAGGGTTAAGCTTCCGGTTTATGATGACACTTTCAGAGACAAGGGCGATGGCGGCCAACCTTATCATATCAGTCAATTTTTAAGCCACCCATCTGGGATCCAAGCTATACTAAACACTAGAGCCTTAGAAAATTTTGAGCTTCTTGACACCAATGCGTACAG GTGCACACTTCCAAAACTTGCGCTCTTCAACTTTGAAGCAAGTCCTGTACTTGACTTGCGAGTGATCCCCACAAAAGAAGACTGCATTGTTGAGTTATTTTCTTGCAAG TTCAAGGGTTCAGAAGTTGTGGAAcgccaaaatgaccatttttcag GCAAGATTTTGAAGGTCGTCCCTGACTTGCTATCTGCTTGGTTATGGGTTCAAACCCTTGAAACAGCCTCTATGAACAGGGGAAGGCAGCATACATTAGACCTGCCCCTGTTTATAGCCAAGATCCTTGTGCACTGG CTACTATGA
- the LOC107906755 gene encoding uncharacterized protein isoform X2 codes for MKIVATASNNGWRWSFLFPHLSSCSSLRKATLPLPIKLRLHPFKANNNIVASSNAKQANLFASRTQRVKLPVYDDTFRDKGDGGQPYHISQFLSHPSGIQAILNTRALENFELLDTNAYRCTLPKLALFNFEASPVLDLRVIPTKEDCIVELFSCKFKGSEVVERQNDHFSGKILKVVPDLLSAWLWVQTLETASMNRGRQHTLDLPLFIAKILVHWIYTRPFILLPTSAVEGPGNIMIQALLDRLVPLLLQQLVQDYSNWVQLQKQLIN; via the exons ATGAAGATAGTAGCAACTGCGAGCAACAATGGATGGAGATGGAGCTTTCTATTTCCACACTTGAGTAGCTGCAGCAG TCTCAGGAAAGCCACTCTTCCACTCCCCATCAAACTCAGGCTACACCCTTTTAAAGCCAACAATAATATCGTGGCTTCCTCTAATGCAAAGCAAGCAAATTTGTTTGCTTCAAGGACCCAAAGGGTTAAGCTTCCGGTTTATGATGACACTTTCAGAGACAAGGGCGATGGCGGCCAACCTTATCATATCAGTCAATTTTTAAGCCACCCATCTGGGATCCAAGCTATACTAAACACTAGAGCCTTAGAAAATTTTGAGCTTCTTGACACCAATGCGTACAG GTGCACACTTCCAAAACTTGCGCTCTTCAACTTTGAAGCAAGTCCTGTACTTGACTTGCGAGTGATCCCCACAAAAGAAGACTGCATTGTTGAGTTATTTTCTTGCAAG TTCAAGGGTTCAGAAGTTGTGGAAcgccaaaatgaccatttttcag GCAAGATTTTGAAGGTCGTCCCTGACTTGCTATCTGCTTGGTTATGGGTTCAAACCCTTGAAACAGCCTCTATGAACAGGGGAAGGCAGCATACATTAGACCTGCCCCTGTTTATAGCCAAGATCCTTGTGCACTGG ATTTACACGCGACCTTTTATTTTACTGCCAACTTCAGCCGTTGAGGGTCCGGGAAATAT AATGATACAAGCTCTACTGGATAGACTTGTTCCTTTGCTTCTTCAGCAGCTAGTGCAAGATTACAGCAACTGGGTTCAACTCCAAAAGCAGCTGATAAATTAG
- the LOC107906755 gene encoding uncharacterized protein isoform X4, with product MKIVATASNNGWRWSFLFPHLSSCSSLRKATLPLPIKLRLHPFKANNNIVASSNAKQANLFASRTQRVKLPVYDDTFRDKGDGGQPYHISQFLSHPSGIQAILNTRALENFELLDTNAYRCTLPKLALFNFEASPVLDLRVIPTKEDCIVELFSCKFKGSEVVERQNDHFSATMINHITWDTNMSEPFLEVDVKLNLCLEIYTRPFILLPTSAVEGPGNIMIQALLDRLVPLLLQQLVQDYSNWVQLQKQLIN from the exons ATGAAGATAGTAGCAACTGCGAGCAACAATGGATGGAGATGGAGCTTTCTATTTCCACACTTGAGTAGCTGCAGCAG TCTCAGGAAAGCCACTCTTCCACTCCCCATCAAACTCAGGCTACACCCTTTTAAAGCCAACAATAATATCGTGGCTTCCTCTAATGCAAAGCAAGCAAATTTGTTTGCTTCAAGGACCCAAAGGGTTAAGCTTCCGGTTTATGATGACACTTTCAGAGACAAGGGCGATGGCGGCCAACCTTATCATATCAGTCAATTTTTAAGCCACCCATCTGGGATCCAAGCTATACTAAACACTAGAGCCTTAGAAAATTTTGAGCTTCTTGACACCAATGCGTACAG GTGCACACTTCCAAAACTTGCGCTCTTCAACTTTGAAGCAAGTCCTGTACTTGACTTGCGAGTGATCCCCACAAAAGAAGACTGCATTGTTGAGTTATTTTCTTGCAAG TTCAAGGGTTCAGAAGTTGTGGAAcgccaaaatgaccatttttcag CTACTATGATAAATCATATTACTTGGGACACAAATATGTCTGAACCATTTTTAGAGGTTGATGTGAAGTTGAATCTATGTCTTGAG ATTTACACGCGACCTTTTATTTTACTGCCAACTTCAGCCGTTGAGGGTCCGGGAAATAT AATGATACAAGCTCTACTGGATAGACTTGTTCCTTTGCTTCTTCAGCAGCTAGTGCAAGATTACAGCAACTGGGTTCAACTCCAAAAGCAGCTGATAAATTAG
- the LOC107906755 gene encoding uncharacterized protein isoform X3, with protein sequence MKIVATASNNGWRWSFLFPHLSSCSRFILRKATLPLPIKLRLHPFKANNNIVASSNAKQANLFASRTQRVKLPVYDDTFRDKGDGGQPYHISQFLSHPSGIQAILNTRALENFELLDTNAYRCTLPKLALFNFEASPVLDLRVIPTKEDCIVELFSCKFKGSEVVERQNDHFSATMINHITWDTNMSEPFLEVDVKLNLCLEIYTRPFILLPTSAVEGPGNIMIQALLDRLVPLLLQQLVQDYSNWVQLQKQLIN encoded by the exons ATGAAGATAGTAGCAACTGCGAGCAACAATGGATGGAGATGGAGCTTTCTATTTCCACACTTGAGTAGCTGCAGCAGGTTCAT TCTCAGGAAAGCCACTCTTCCACTCCCCATCAAACTCAGGCTACACCCTTTTAAAGCCAACAATAATATCGTGGCTTCCTCTAATGCAAAGCAAGCAAATTTGTTTGCTTCAAGGACCCAAAGGGTTAAGCTTCCGGTTTATGATGACACTTTCAGAGACAAGGGCGATGGCGGCCAACCTTATCATATCAGTCAATTTTTAAGCCACCCATCTGGGATCCAAGCTATACTAAACACTAGAGCCTTAGAAAATTTTGAGCTTCTTGACACCAATGCGTACAG GTGCACACTTCCAAAACTTGCGCTCTTCAACTTTGAAGCAAGTCCTGTACTTGACTTGCGAGTGATCCCCACAAAAGAAGACTGCATTGTTGAGTTATTTTCTTGCAAG TTCAAGGGTTCAGAAGTTGTGGAAcgccaaaatgaccatttttcag CTACTATGATAAATCATATTACTTGGGACACAAATATGTCTGAACCATTTTTAGAGGTTGATGTGAAGTTGAATCTATGTCTTGAG ATTTACACGCGACCTTTTATTTTACTGCCAACTTCAGCCGTTGAGGGTCCGGGAAATAT AATGATACAAGCTCTACTGGATAGACTTGTTCCTTTGCTTCTTCAGCAGCTAGTGCAAGATTACAGCAACTGGGTTCAACTCCAAAAGCAGCTGATAAATTAG
- the LOC107906755 gene encoding uncharacterized protein isoform X1 produces the protein MKIVATASNNGWRWSFLFPHLSSCSRFILRKATLPLPIKLRLHPFKANNNIVASSNAKQANLFASRTQRVKLPVYDDTFRDKGDGGQPYHISQFLSHPSGIQAILNTRALENFELLDTNAYRCTLPKLALFNFEASPVLDLRVIPTKEDCIVELFSCKFKGSEVVERQNDHFSGKILKVVPDLLSAWLWVQTLETASMNRGRQHTLDLPLFIAKILVHWIYTRPFILLPTSAVEGPGNIMIQALLDRLVPLLLQQLVQDYSNWVQLQKQLIN, from the exons ATGAAGATAGTAGCAACTGCGAGCAACAATGGATGGAGATGGAGCTTTCTATTTCCACACTTGAGTAGCTGCAGCAGGTTCAT TCTCAGGAAAGCCACTCTTCCACTCCCCATCAAACTCAGGCTACACCCTTTTAAAGCCAACAATAATATCGTGGCTTCCTCTAATGCAAAGCAAGCAAATTTGTTTGCTTCAAGGACCCAAAGGGTTAAGCTTCCGGTTTATGATGACACTTTCAGAGACAAGGGCGATGGCGGCCAACCTTATCATATCAGTCAATTTTTAAGCCACCCATCTGGGATCCAAGCTATACTAAACACTAGAGCCTTAGAAAATTTTGAGCTTCTTGACACCAATGCGTACAG GTGCACACTTCCAAAACTTGCGCTCTTCAACTTTGAAGCAAGTCCTGTACTTGACTTGCGAGTGATCCCCACAAAAGAAGACTGCATTGTTGAGTTATTTTCTTGCAAG TTCAAGGGTTCAGAAGTTGTGGAAcgccaaaatgaccatttttcag GCAAGATTTTGAAGGTCGTCCCTGACTTGCTATCTGCTTGGTTATGGGTTCAAACCCTTGAAACAGCCTCTATGAACAGGGGAAGGCAGCATACATTAGACCTGCCCCTGTTTATAGCCAAGATCCTTGTGCACTGG ATTTACACGCGACCTTTTATTTTACTGCCAACTTCAGCCGTTGAGGGTCCGGGAAATAT AATGATACAAGCTCTACTGGATAGACTTGTTCCTTTGCTTCTTCAGCAGCTAGTGCAAGATTACAGCAACTGGGTTCAACTCCAAAAGCAGCTGATAAATTAG